A region from the Trueperaceae bacterium genome encodes:
- the cutA gene encoding divalent-cation tolerance protein CutA — MAELRSVYMTFPDLDSASTVAKHLVDERLAACVNLLPRALSVYRWEGAVRSEEEVVAFAKTTADRLADLMARAAELHPYDVPCVVALHPVEALPAYADWVADETRPAPEEA; from the coding sequence ATGGCAGAACTGCGCTCGGTGTACATGACGTTCCCCGACCTGGACAGCGCCTCCACCGTCGCCAAGCACCTCGTCGACGAGCGCCTGGCGGCGTGCGTGAACCTGCTCCCGCGGGCGCTCTCGGTCTACCGCTGGGAGGGCGCCGTCCGCTCCGAGGAGGAGGTCGTCGCGTTCGCGAAGACGACGGCGGACCGCCTGGCCGACCTGATGGCGCGGGCCGCCGAGCTGCACCCCTACGACGTGCCCTGCGTGGTCGCGCTGCACCCGGTCGAGGCGCTCCCCGCCTACGCCGACTGGGTCGCGGACGAGACCCGGCCGGCCCCCGAGGAAGCCTAG
- a CDS encoding redox-sensing transcriptional repressor Rex, protein MPRGGARGTARDIPSATVGRLITYLRVLTGLEDRGVMRVSSDLLADEAQVSAFQVRKDLAYFGTFGTRGTGYTVSSLKRELKRILGLTRPWRVAIVGMGRLGQALADYPGFSEYDFELAAAFDVDERKVGRTFGSVVVRHMREFDAAVRDLELEIVLLTVPVEAAQQATDAVVRGGVRGILNFAPTVVSVPPGVRVEAVDFLAALKRVSYFLHEAAMPAEEAS, encoded by the coding sequence ATGCCACGCGGGGGCGCCCGCGGCACGGCCAGGGACATACCCTCGGCCACCGTCGGCCGGCTGATCACCTACCTGCGCGTCCTGACCGGCCTGGAGGACCGCGGCGTCATGCGGGTCTCCTCGGACCTGCTGGCGGACGAGGCCCAGGTGTCCGCGTTCCAGGTGAGGAAGGACCTCGCCTACTTCGGCACCTTCGGCACCCGCGGCACCGGCTACACGGTCTCGTCGCTGAAGCGTGAGCTGAAGCGGATCCTCGGCCTCACCCGCCCGTGGCGGGTCGCGATCGTCGGCATGGGCCGCCTCGGGCAGGCGCTGGCCGACTACCCCGGCTTCTCCGAGTACGACTTCGAGCTCGCGGCCGCGTTCGACGTCGACGAGCGCAAGGTCGGCAGGACCTTCGGGTCCGTCGTCGTGAGGCACATGCGCGAGTTCGACGCCGCCGTGCGGGACCTCGAGCTCGAGATCGTGCTGCTGACGGTGCCGGTCGAGGCCGCCCAGCAGGCCACCGACGCGGTCGTGCGCGGCGGCGTGCGCGGCATCCTCAACTTCGCGCCCACGGTGGTGTCGGTCCCGCCCGGGGTGCGGGTCGAGGCCGTCGACTTCCTCGCCGCGCTGAAGCGCGTCAGCTACTTCCTCCACGAGGCGGCCATGCCGGCCGAGGAGGCGTCGTGA
- a CDS encoding polyprenyl synthetase family protein, with translation MTDDAPAATAPGLAEELAAFEDALARELESDVGFIKAIGEDLVRAGGKRVRPTLALLAGRLLGAPPERARLVALAVELLHSASLLHDDLIDGAATRRGEQAAFLRYGNVVSVMSGDFMLARVLRLLARSGSDELIGLMADAAAALCEGEVLQFQCATLKEWSYEAYERINEGKTAELMAAAVEGVAVLAGAGDAERAALRAFGLAYGRAFQLRDDYLDLLGDPARLGKPVGGDLREGKATYPVLRLILDEGLVEARLIVARHAAEPGDVERMIELVRAHGADAATRELVGREVDAAKAALQAFRPSPAREELLALAERERRRVA, from the coding sequence GTGACGGACGACGCTCCCGCCGCCACGGCGCCCGGGCTGGCCGAGGAGCTGGCGGCGTTCGAGGACGCCCTGGCCCGCGAGCTCGAGTCGGACGTCGGCTTCATCAAGGCCATCGGCGAGGACCTCGTGCGCGCCGGCGGCAAGCGGGTCAGGCCCACGCTGGCCCTGCTCGCCGGGCGTCTGTTGGGCGCCCCGCCGGAGCGCGCCAGGCTCGTGGCCCTAGCGGTCGAGCTGCTCCACTCGGCGTCCCTGCTGCACGACGACCTCATCGACGGCGCCGCCACTCGCCGGGGCGAGCAGGCGGCGTTCCTGCGCTACGGCAACGTGGTCAGCGTCATGTCGGGCGACTTCATGCTGGCCCGCGTGCTGCGGCTGCTGGCGCGCAGCGGCAGCGACGAGCTCATCGGCCTGATGGCCGACGCCGCCGCGGCGCTGTGCGAGGGCGAGGTCCTCCAGTTCCAGTGCGCCACGCTCAAGGAGTGGAGCTACGAGGCGTACGAGAGGATCAACGAGGGCAAGACCGCGGAGCTGATGGCCGCGGCCGTCGAGGGCGTGGCCGTGCTGGCCGGCGCCGGCGACGCCGAGCGCGCCGCGCTGCGCGCCTTCGGCCTCGCCTACGGGCGCGCCTTCCAGCTCCGCGACGACTACCTGGACCTCCTCGGCGACCCGGCCAGGCTCGGCAAGCCGGTGGGCGGCGACCTGCGCGAGGGCAAGGCCACCTACCCCGTGCTGCGGCTGATCCTCGACGAGGGCCTCGTCGAGGCGCGGCTGATCGTCGCCAGGCACGCCGCCGAGCCGGGCGACGTCGAGCGGATGATCGAGCTCGTGAGGGCGCACGGCGCCGACGCGGCCACCAGGGAGCTGGTGGGGCGCGAGGTGGACGCGGCCAAGGCGGCGCTGCAGGCGTTCCGGCCCTCACCGGCCAGGGAGGAGCTGCTGGCGCTGGCCGAGCGCGAGCGGCGGCGCGTGGCCTGA
- a CDS encoding SPOR domain-containing protein: protein MDWLRRNWPDLLIGVALIAVIAGIIATLISGGSFFPVRDRAAEAPRATTPLTSSQDPGQSAGQPQSSNPAPAQSNQPAAPAAADEPPAVAVGEEGQEGAAQAGEGQAAEGADAPPADAGRAPPPTQALPPDAGAGQPAADAPARSSVVSTPNRSDQAQQPRSSGGPLPPASASGEAPYRVSVGAFANADNAQRQLAAFQAAGYPVFIGTQGDLSIVLVGPYDTEEEARAVAARIAGSDLGVPDPTVYRLQADDSAPAASPSSDAQPAPAAGQSASSTPAASQASAAPAAGSSSRYLQVGAYASRDSSLPQRQRLEAMGFVVTDRVENGLVKLLVGPFDASELASAQTRLESAGIESFPR, encoded by the coding sequence ATGGACTGGCTAAGACGCAACTGGCCCGACCTGCTCATCGGCGTCGCCCTGATCGCGGTCATCGCTGGCATCATCGCCACGCTCATCTCCGGGGGCTCGTTCTTCCCGGTCCGCGACCGCGCGGCCGAGGCGCCGCGCGCCACCACGCCGCTCACGAGCAGCCAGGACCCGGGCCAGTCCGCCGGCCAGCCGCAGTCGTCGAACCCCGCCCCTGCCCAGTCGAACCAGCCCGCCGCGCCGGCCGCCGCCGACGAGCCGCCGGCCGTGGCGGTGGGCGAGGAAGGCCAGGAGGGCGCCGCGCAGGCGGGAGAAGGCCAGGCGGCCGAAGGGGCCGACGCGCCGCCCGCCGACGCCGGCCGCGCCCCGCCGCCCACGCAGGCCCTGCCCCCCGACGCCGGCGCCGGGCAGCCTGCCGCGGACGCGCCCGCGCGCAGCAGCGTGGTGAGCACCCCGAACCGGTCCGATCAGGCCCAGCAGCCCCGGTCGTCCGGCGGGCCGCTGCCGCCGGCCTCCGCCTCCGGCGAGGCGCCGTACCGCGTCTCCGTGGGCGCCTTCGCGAACGCCGACAACGCGCAGCGCCAGCTCGCGGCGTTCCAGGCCGCCGGCTACCCGGTCTTCATCGGCACCCAGGGCGACCTGAGCATCGTGCTGGTGGGCCCCTACGACACCGAGGAGGAGGCGCGGGCGGTCGCGGCGCGCATCGCCGGCTCGGACCTCGGCGTGCCCGACCCGACCGTCTACCGCCTGCAGGCCGACGACTCCGCCCCCGCCGCTAGCCCTTCGTCGGACGCGCAGCCGGCGCCCGCCGCGGGCCAGTCAGCGTCGTCCACCCCCGCCGCCTCCCAGGCCTCCGCCGCCCCGGCGGCCGGCTCCTCGTCGCGCTACCTCCAGGTGGGCGCGTACGCCTCACGCGACAGCTCCCTGCCGCAGCGCCAGCGCCTCGAGGCCATGGGCTTCGTCGTCACCGACAGGGTGGAGAACGGCCTGGTCAAGCTGCTCGTCGGACCGTTCGACGCCTCGGAGCTGGCCTCGGCCCAGACCCGGCTGGAGTCCGCTGGTATCGAGAGCTTCCCGCGCTGA
- the rnr gene encoding ribonuclease R, with translation MTVPTDVVLKFFHDHPEKPWHVQDVQRRLKLEDRSGLRQTLAELVQSGQLVKTRRRTYGLPQEMNLVPGRLQVTSGGYGFVIPDEGGRDLFVPADRLGGAWDGDRVLARPNPLRSEADRPSGEVVRIIERGNALVVGTLEYARGYAILRPDSPRLQERVLLTPESVGTLEGGTRIVARMVWPEESGESEPFGEVAEVLGEADDPEVETRAVIVKYGLKAEFDPATLAEAKAVPATVTPDLMEGRTDYRKVPTFTIDGEDAKDFDDAVSVERLDGKRDGLLRVGVHIADVSYYVAEGTSLDKEAAQRATSVYLPGRVLPMLPEELSNGICSLVEGEPRLALSALIDVTRTGEVKAFRLKETVIQSDARLTYAQVQEFAEGGRLPPGKRKLERDIKVLLNLTQELRKQRIGAGALDFQFTEAKVDVDEQGALHVTPVRSDAARQLIEELMLLANRKVAEELSKREVPALFRVHEDPSEEKIRALQKALARLGYTLDLEHAGPQDLQAILRQAAGKPEAQLVNTLLLRSLKQARYSSENLGHYGLAFANYLHFTSPIRRYPDLVVHRVVRSILQHRLSPTLKERMRTDFPQLAEHASERERVAEAAERDLTRYYHARWAKEHVGETFVGVVVGVTNFGVFVALANGVEGLMHVSHLEDDYYIYLEDSLMLMGKHTRKRYRMGDRVEVKIMAANPTQRQIDLVPASVEVTVPEADGAPARTKRPKKLKDPSDGGIDAAFVTGRRSAPSAAAKAAQEASAGKGRRQRGKAKEVAATAAAEEEAAESRAEGRPAPGVAADGEAAPPVADEAPAGRRPAAAPAARRGAKKAAARPTAPAAQQPAGAPARRRKRRRLVFG, from the coding sequence ATGACGGTCCCCACCGACGTAGTCCTGAAGTTCTTCCACGACCACCCCGAGAAGCCCTGGCACGTGCAGGACGTCCAGCGTCGCCTCAAGCTCGAGGACCGCTCGGGCCTCAGGCAGACCCTCGCCGAGCTCGTCCAGAGCGGGCAGCTCGTCAAGACCCGCCGACGCACGTACGGCCTGCCCCAGGAGATGAACCTCGTCCCCGGCCGCCTGCAGGTGACCAGCGGCGGCTACGGCTTCGTGATCCCCGACGAGGGCGGCCGTGACCTGTTCGTGCCCGCCGACAGGCTCGGCGGCGCCTGGGACGGCGACCGCGTGCTCGCTCGCCCCAACCCGCTCCGGAGCGAGGCCGACAGGCCCAGCGGCGAGGTCGTGAGGATCATCGAGCGCGGCAACGCCCTGGTGGTGGGCACGCTCGAGTACGCGCGCGGCTACGCGATCCTGCGGCCCGACTCGCCGCGCCTGCAGGAGCGCGTGCTCCTCACGCCCGAGTCCGTGGGGACGCTGGAGGGCGGCACGCGCATCGTCGCGCGCATGGTGTGGCCGGAGGAGTCCGGCGAGTCCGAGCCGTTCGGCGAGGTCGCCGAGGTCCTGGGCGAGGCCGACGACCCCGAGGTCGAGACGCGCGCGGTCATCGTGAAGTACGGCCTCAAGGCCGAGTTCGACCCCGCGACGCTCGCCGAGGCGAAGGCCGTGCCCGCGACGGTCACGCCGGACCTCATGGAGGGGCGCACCGACTACCGCAAGGTCCCCACCTTCACGATCGACGGCGAGGACGCCAAGGACTTCGACGACGCGGTGTCGGTGGAGCGCCTCGACGGCAAGCGGGACGGCCTGCTCCGCGTCGGCGTCCACATCGCCGACGTCAGCTACTACGTCGCCGAGGGCACGAGCCTCGACAAGGAGGCCGCGCAGCGCGCGACCAGCGTCTACCTGCCGGGCCGGGTGCTGCCGATGCTGCCGGAGGAGCTCTCGAACGGCATCTGCTCGCTGGTGGAGGGCGAGCCGCGGCTGGCGCTCTCGGCGCTCATCGACGTCACCCGCACGGGCGAGGTGAAGGCGTTCAGGCTCAAGGAGACCGTGATCCAGTCAGACGCCCGCCTCACCTACGCCCAGGTCCAGGAGTTCGCCGAGGGCGGCAGGCTCCCGCCCGGCAAGCGCAAGCTCGAGCGCGACATCAAGGTGCTCCTCAACCTCACGCAGGAGCTCAGGAAGCAGCGCATCGGCGCGGGCGCCCTCGACTTCCAGTTCACCGAGGCGAAGGTCGACGTCGACGAGCAGGGCGCCCTGCACGTCACCCCGGTGCGCAGCGACGCGGCCAGGCAGCTCATCGAGGAGCTGATGCTGCTGGCGAACCGCAAGGTCGCCGAGGAGCTCAGCAAGCGCGAGGTGCCGGCGCTGTTCCGCGTCCACGAGGACCCGAGCGAGGAGAAGATCCGCGCCCTGCAGAAGGCGCTGGCGCGCCTCGGGTACACGCTCGACCTCGAGCACGCCGGTCCCCAGGACCTGCAGGCGATCCTCAGGCAGGCCGCGGGCAAGCCGGAGGCGCAGCTCGTCAACACCCTGCTGCTGCGCAGCCTCAAGCAGGCGCGCTACTCGAGCGAGAACCTCGGCCACTACGGCCTGGCCTTCGCGAACTACCTGCACTTCACCAGCCCGATAAGGCGCTACCCCGACCTCGTCGTGCACCGGGTGGTGCGCTCGATACTGCAGCACCGCCTCTCGCCGACGCTGAAGGAGCGCATGAGGACCGACTTCCCCCAGCTCGCCGAGCACGCCAGCGAGCGCGAGCGCGTCGCCGAGGCCGCCGAGCGCGACCTCACGCGCTACTACCACGCCCGCTGGGCCAAGGAGCACGTGGGCGAGACCTTCGTCGGCGTGGTCGTGGGCGTGACGAACTTCGGGGTCTTCGTGGCGCTGGCGAACGGCGTCGAGGGGCTCATGCACGTCAGCCACCTCGAGGACGACTACTACATCTACCTCGAGGACTCCCTGATGCTGATGGGCAAGCACACGCGCAAGCGCTACCGCATGGGCGACCGCGTCGAGGTCAAGATCATGGCCGCCAACCCCACGCAGCGGCAGATCGACCTCGTGCCGGCGAGCGTGGAGGTCACCGTGCCGGAGGCCGATGGGGCGCCGGCCAGGACGAAGCGACCGAAGAAGCTCAAGGACCCGTCGGACGGCGGCATCGACGCCGCGTTCGTCACCGGGCGGCGCTCCGCGCCGAGCGCCGCGGCCAAGGCGGCGCAGGAGGCCTCGGCGGGCAAGGGGCGCCGCCAGCGCGGCAAGGCCAAGGAGGTCGCCGCGACGGCCGCCGCGGAGGAGGAGGCCGCCGAGAGCCGCGCCGAGGGCAGGCCCGCGCCCGGCGTGGCCGCCGACGGGGAGGCCGCGCCGCCCGTCGCGGACGAGGCGCCCGCGGGGCGCCGCCCCGCCGCTGCGCCGGCGGCGCGCCGGGGGGCCAAGAAGGCCGCGGCGCGTCCCACAGCGCCGGCCGCACAGCAGCCGGCAGGGGCACCGGCGCGCCGGCGCAAGCGGCGGCGCCTCGTCTTCGGCTGA